The DNA sequence TTCACAATATAGAAAGTTCATTTTGAGGTCTCATTTAGTTATGTTTATAATAAtgtgtatttatttttataaaatatgaaAAATTGAATCATTATTCCAAAGATGTACAATTGCTACAGAAATACACAACTTGATACTTCAACAAAAATTTGAACATACCTGAAGAGCTAAAATCCGATCTTCAACTGTATCACTAATAGTAAGCCGTGATACAGTAACAGCACGAGTTTGTCCAATTCTATGAGCCCTGTCAATAGCCTGGTCTTCAGTAGTTGGATTCCACCAAAGATCCAAAAGTATTACATGAGTGGCAGCAACCATGTTTAGCCCAAGGTTACCAGCTTTTAACGACATGAGCATAACTGTCACCTGAAACAAGAGTATCTATAATATATGGAACCGATAATTTAGATTATGATAATAAGAAACAAAAGAGAAATTTAATGGGATGTGAACTGAGTCGTCTAGTAAATTTGGCCCAAAGCAAAGAAGTCAAAAGCCAGCCCAAGAGTAAGATGAGGAAAAATTGGTGCAACATCCCAGAAACGATCATATGTCATGTAATTTCATTTCCGCCAGATGTACTTTACAAGGTAGTGTCACCTTATAGTTTGTGTATTATAGTTTTAACACATATCATCGAACACAGGCCATGGTAAATTGGTAAGTATTTCACAAAGAAGGCACATGTatccatacacacacacacacacacacacacacacatatatatatatatatatgggatAAGTAAGAAAATAACATAAAAAAATTCATGCTGTGATTTAAGAGAGCTACCTCAGGGTCAGTGTTGAAATCTCTAACAGCCTTGTCTCTGGCAGATAATGTCATTGTtccatcaagtctcctatactGTAGATCAGTCCGAAGTAATGCCATTTCAACTAATTCCAACATACCAATCCACTGAGAAAAGACAATAGCCTTTCTTGGTGCTTCAATTTGTGCATCTGAACATGCACCACCAGAATCTGATAGTTCCTCTCCTTGACTTGAAGAAATCACACCATGTAACTGTGAACTTGAACTTTTTGACTTACAATGAGATGCAAGAATCTCCATGGCAGCTTTAATTTTTGAAGAAATGTAGTCTCTCTGCATAACTCTGGATTTTTCATACTTAAAGGAACTAGAGGGATTGTCATCTTGGTCATCAGATATACAACTTCGTAAGGTAGCTTTGGAAAATACCAAGTCAGGACCAAGCTCTTCTTTGCATTTAGGTGAAGGGCATACATTGTCATCTCCCCTCAAATATTCTGATACACACTGATAGCAGTAAACATGCCCGCACATAGTGACAATTGCATCTTCAGGTGGATCCTGTAAATCATATTAAATATATAGGTCATataaaaagatttacaaaacagGGGTAGGCAAATAGTATAACTTATTATAGCATTCGCAACCGCAATAAAAAAAAACCTTATTACAAGAAAAAACAAGCCATTAATCCAGCGGATAAAAGATGTTTCACTTTCTTTGGGCACAAAAAGTAGTAAAGGAAATCTAGAAAACATTCATGTTTTCTGCTATCCAAATATGTCCCGGTGAAGCAAGCACATGCCTTTTCATCAACAGACCACAAAGAAAAATCAAAGAGAAGTACAAAAATGTAGAGTTTTGCATATCCAAAATCAAAAAATATAGAATAGATTCATAAAGAAAATTATTTTGGTTCTAGTGATACAGAAGAACAGGCTCAATAGCAAGTAAAAGAATTAACATAAAACTTCTTAAATATAGATGGTCTAATGGTCTCAAAAAACTCTTGGTTTTGTGTTATAAAAAAAGTGCCCTCTAAATCAAAAGGGAAATTTAAGAGAACTGGGTGAAGCCAACAATTATCTAAGATGTCGGCCATCAGCATAATTGGAAGTGAAGAAGTAAAACTCCTACAAAATGCGCAGAGATTTGCTATGACAAATAGCTACACAATAAGAAACTTACTAGATAAACACATTAATAAAAATTTAGAGGTGGCACCTTTTAGTTATAACTGAGTATTCAAGGAGAATAGTTTTGGATAAAATGGAAACATTAAGAATGAGATCATGTAGATCCATTAGTAAGGAAATAAAAATTTGTGAACTCTAGATAAAGCAAAAACATAGGAATCAGGAGATCAAACTTTTGATACTGTTGCAAAAAAGGTGAACTGAGCTCAAGAAGATGACCTCTAAAGAATGATATATCAACAAAGGATTTATGACTAGCCTGATTTGGAAATAAAACTACATTGAGCTGAGTATAATTTAATATAAACCTATCAAATGGTACAAGTACTTAAAACTAGCATATGCCAGCAAGGTCGAACCATTAACAAACGACATGTTTTTAGCCAAGAAAAAACATATTCATCTGGTCATCATTCATGGAGACACTCAACAGAAAAAATTGTAATTCAAGCATAGACCAAATGGCAAAACATTAGAAATTCATAACCATCTACCCAGATACACATAACACGCCAATCAATATAACAAGAAAAAAACTACTTTACTGTATTCTAGGATATATAGTCCACATCATGATTTATACTACAGTTTCAAAACAAAGACATGCACTATACAGAAACTGCACACCAGATACAGATGAAAAGATAGATGATGTTCTAAGCAACTCACTTTGCATATACCACAAATTGCTGAGCTTGTCTGGAGATGCTTCAATAAGTTTATGAGCATATTCCTAGGAAGAGTGGCTGCCATTTCCGAGGAATACCTTTCAACAGAATCTGAAGAGAAACCTTTAACAAGAAGTGGATGATCACAAGCTTGCCGAAGGCGCAAGAGCATCAATAGAACAGTTGCATAATTTCGACCCAAAGTTCCGGCAGCAGCATAGGCCTGAATGATCAAGATATATTACTTTAGACAAAATATTTCAACATAACATTGTAATATAAAAAAGATAAGTATCTGCCAAGCTTTCTTAAAGCTTTAGAGACCAGAATTCTGAAAATACTGTTTCGTTGGGAAAAGGGGATACATATGTGGCCATCCATAGCCAGATTTGGCTATAGCTCACTTCAATAACTTCATTCTCAAACAATTGTGAGGATCTGGGACTATAGATGTAATGGTCATACATGAATGAATGTGCATATTAATTTCCATGTTTTATAAGATAACAAATACTAATCCTGATTAAAGTGAGAAGATTAATAGATCTGGCATTAAAATTTTTAATGCGGattcaaattataaaatattgGCCTACAGACATGAAATTTACATGAAACTTGATATACACCTTTATTCATATATGTAGATCACATCTACAGGGTTGGATCGTCACAAAATTGTATGCAAATGAATAGTATACAAGCTATATCCAAGTTCCACTTGCTTGCGTTATTCAATTTCCCTATATCATGTAGGAAAAGGGGATTCTAAAGTTGCAGAGAATGTGAACCATAACCAGGAGACAGTCAGAAGTAAAAAGCACTTAATGCAGGTCGACGCATTATGAAAAGCTCCCCCTCCCACTCAGAAAGGTACAAGGCGCCTTGTACCTTGAACGCAGTTCAATACGGTACAGGGTACGAAAACGAATACGAGGAATGTTACTTTAAGTGAACCCGGTACGATGGTACGTTCAGATACGAGGAATGTTACTCCTTGTACTACAAGGCATTGAACGAAAAATGGCCATATACTAATGACTCAAGAGTGAACATAACAATAGGCATACAAACCATATACAACAAAAGTGCCATTGAAAATAACTTAGCATGGTGtgataagaaaaaaaaaatcagcCTCGCATCATACATGCCGTACATCTAGCATCAACAATAAACAGAAAGGATCATATATAATCATGTTGTACTATTTTATATATTAACTTCAAATAATCATTTTCAAGTACATCAACTACTGATTTGCAGGTAGGAAGATTCTCTTGCCAATCTATGGAAATTTCATCACAGTCGGCACTTGGCTAGAAGAGATGATCACAAAATACACAACAATTACCCTTCAAGGTACATCTTAATAAGGAAGTGGTCTAACAGTCTTCTGGCCTTTTTTCTGTATTGAGACTCTTTTGGAACAGGGTACGTATATGTATAAATTATACAAGAGTTGTAGGATTCTTAAAAACTTATTTAGGACAGCTTTATGTGAAAGTCTCAGATAATAATCAACAAAAAACACAAACACGTTAATGAAAGGATGTTTGCTGATTAATAATACTCTGAACTGCGACCGAGAATCAGCTTCAAGTCTTCGATAGAATGCCCGCTCCTCGACAGAGAATTCCACCTTTCTTAGATTTACTGTTTTTGAAGGTAACGTAATTATAGGCTTTCCATCAATAACTGTGCCTGGACCACAAAAGGAGAGACGTCAACATTATCACAGATATTGCTAATAAGGTTTGTAGCATATAAATGAGATGACGTGTACTGGGCGTGCCTGCTGAACAAAGACAACAATTCATGTAAAATTAAGGATGGGTTATAACTGTAAACTAAAACAACTAACTAGTACTAATGATTGCAATCGTATCATCACAGACTAAGATAGACAAAAGCAGCAGAAAAAATAACACTTGATGCAGGACAATACTTGAAATATTAAGCCCTGGGATATTTAACCACAAAACAATCTCTGCCCCGCGCGAATCCCAAATTTGAGAACACAGTGTTTGTGTACAATCAGTGAAAATAAGTATAGCAATACAGATATAACATAAGAAACTAAAACCCTAATAAACAGGGCTCAAATTAATTAAGCTTATAAGTAATCCAAATAACTGTCTAAACTACACCATAAATATAACTATTAAATTTATCAATTTTCTGTCTCCTAAGCTTTAGGAAACTACTTAATCCCCATCAACACCACTACACATTGACATCATTCCTACTTCAATAACCTTGACTTTTTGACTTCTGCCCCCAGGCTAGTCCGGGTATATCTTGCAGCTCCTTGATTATCTTCGTTTCTTCATTGTCAAATTCTTTAGTAGTGTTCTTTCTCAGTAAAATGACAATAGGTATGTGATGCTATGCAAACATAAAACAAAAAAGATTAACAGAACAGATGCAGATACTGTTCATAGTCACCCAAACCAACTAACCATTTTATTCTACATCCAAACAATTTCTAATATAGTCATGGTAATGGTCTTAGTCTTAACATCTCATATTtctaaaatttatgtttttaaagAAGAATCATCAACACAGGATGACCAATACTGATAACAGGTAATTAAACTAATAATATAACTGTGCCATGTGAGGAAGTTGTAGGCTTTCGTGTCTCTTAAATAAGATAATTCTGTGCAACTTACAGTTACATATTTCTCAAGTAGTTAGAGtttattagtttatttgtacagATAAAGTGATGGCACGTAATTAAACTAATCATATAACTGTGCCATGTGAGGAAGTTGTAGGCTTTCGTGTCCCTTACATAAGATAATGCTGTGCAACTTAACTTTCTCAAGTAGTTAAGAGTTTATTAGTTTATTTGTAAAGATAAAGAAGTTTATTGGAGTATGAAGGAGGCTAATACATAATGAATCCTAACCTCATTTCCACACTAGCAGATAAAAAAATATTGAAGTAGTCAAAGTAACCATGCAACCTTATAGGTTTATACAGACAGAATTGCATTATTGCGACAGAGTATGTAACTGTGCTTCCATTATGAGGCTATCCATGTGAAAGACAATGAATAGGAAAAGAGCATAAGAAAGTAAGAAGCTAGCATATTTGAAGTAACCTTTAGTTCGACGAAGCATTACGGTCCTCAGCACAGCATACAGCTTCTTATATCCTTGGATTGAGTTTATTGAAATAGGATGCTTTAGTGTACTACAAAATGATTTATAGGTATTATATGGTTCATATCTCAAAAACCGGAAGTAGCTGAACAACTCGTCAATTGAATTCTGAATAGGAGTTCCAGATAAACACCATCTTACTTTCGCTTTAAGACTACAGCAAGCTCTAGCCACCTGTGTTCTGTGGTTCTTTATTGTCTGTGCTTCATCTAATATGACCCTAAACCAACGCACTCTTGCAAGAGCACCAGAATCCAAGTCAACGTCAGAAATTTCAATTCTTTTTTTACCGTTCTTTCTTCTCTTCCTAACATTTGTCATCTTATTCTTTTTCTCATTTGAAGAGATCTCATCAAATAACCCATTTCTTTTCCCATTTTTCGGATCATCGTCATCCTCATTAACCACAGGTTGTTTTGGAACTTCAATCGCCACAAGAGCATATGTTGTGAGAACCACATCATACGCAGCTAGTTCATCGGGATCTTTAATTCTATTGCTTCCGTGATAAACTAATACATTCAGTGGATCTTCATGTGCAACTTTCTCATCCAGCTCCCTGGCCCATTGACGTAGCACACTTGCTGGACAAACAACCAAAGTTCCAGCTTGAGGCCTTAAACTTCTAAATTCCCGTCTAGAAGTTCTTGCTTCTGGAGGTAATTTAGAGTTACTAGACTCTCCATCTTGTTTGTCTGGATCAAGCACAGTGATGTCATTATCCTCGTCATCATCCAAATTTAAGGCTTCAGCCTTCTGTTGGCTTGCAACTTCTGGTTTGGTCTTTGACCGTAACAATTTCTGCTTCAGTATAAGGGCTGCCATTGAAATGGTTTTACCGAGACCCTGCCAGAAACAGCACAATAGAGATATGAAAGAAATGTCCCACGAACTGGATTACAATAGATGCTAATTGCAGGTCAGCTATATATTAATAAACAAAACCTGAAACAGCACAGTAAAAATGTTAGAGAAAGATCACAAAAACTGTATCACGATAGATGCTAATGCAAGCCAGCTTTGTTATTAATAAATAAACCTGATCATCAGCAAGAATTCCACCAGCGCAATGAGTGCTTCTAGTTTCCTTTTGAAGCATCCAAGCCAAGGCAATTTTCTGTAAAAATATAGATTTCAGCATTTTTACAAGACCGTCTACGGTAATAGATATGAATGGGGGCTAGGAGAAATTAAAGAAAAGCACAAGAAACCTGGTGTCGAAGAAGAGTGACCGTCATACAACCATCAGGTAGATCATCTTCATGTGTAGGTTGGTTTAAATCCTGCACAACATTGAGCAATTTCCCAAAGTAAATTTTTTGCAACGTCCTAAACAGAATATTATGCATTGCACAGAATTTCAAGTACTTATAAATAATCCAAATTTTGGACATGACCTGAACATAACTTGCATGGTTGTGTTTGGAGCTTAACATAAGTGTATATCTGACAAGTTGATAAATTATATATTCTCTTAAATTATTAAATTGCATGGAGAGTCCGGCAAGTAGGACCATGTTGGTTGACACGTGAATGACCTGGGAGGTTCACTTCCTAGGAAGTATGAAAATAGAAAGTCGTTTGTTTGAGAAGGAAAGGAAGTTTAACATCCTTGGAAGGGTAAATTCCATGAAACATGGGAAGTTTTACTTCCTAGGAATTTAATGTAGGAATTATATACCAAGGAAACACAACTTCCTATAGTAAGTTAATACCTCTGTGTATCCAACCAAGCACCAAGGTTTAATAACCAGCCTGATGCATTTTTGGCTCCCCAAAAATTACCGTCTAGAGTGTCACTAGTTATATCATCTTCAGGTTCACCAAAGATACAATATGTAGAGACTCTTGGCTGTAACATTAATATGTGTCTACTGTCTATAGCACTTGCATCCCACATGTTTTAATGTGGCTCACATGGTCAGGTCACAAAAGAATTGCACAAGTATTTGAGACCAAAATAAATTTGTAATGATCTAAGTGCAGAAAATGTTAACTGATGCGTAGCACGTCATCAAGAATTTTATTGTTCATCATTTTAAATGAATTTGTAAAGATATATTTTTAACAAGCATATTTAACCCCTCTAACATTTTCTAAGATTATATAGGGTACAGACTTCAGTTGCTAGTGGTGAGTTCACTATTTCTAAAAGTTAGAAATGTAATAGCAAATGTCTGTCGTGTGGTTAACAAAAAACAATCGAGGGAGAAATTCAGACTCAAGTCTTCCGTAACTGTGAAAAAGGAGATGCAAAAATAATAACATGATCAGAGAAAATGACCTGCACGGCTGCTTGAAAAATTAGTCTCTCATCATATTCATTTGCTCTTTCTTCGCCAGTCGAAGAGCGAAAAAAAGGATCAGCTGAATTGGCATGCTGTGATGTTGAAGTAGATTTTGCATGCATCATGGAATGTGGCAAAATCCTACCAGCCGAATTTGTAGAATCTGTATCCTGGTTTATTTTTAAGTTTGAGAGTCCTGAATGGCTAATAGTTCCTGATGGCCTGCGATGTCCAGCCTGTGTTTGGTGGCTATGGTTTGATGAGCTTCCATTAGGAGCATCAGTTCGGGAAGCCAACTTAGGTGATGATTCATTGTAAACTGCACATACTGAAGTGTTATATAATGGTACAACACATATTCTATTGAATATTGATATTTAAGGCTAAAAAGACTTCACCTGTTAACTCGGAAGCGGATGTATTTGCCCGTGGTGGAAGAACTCTCTGGCTCTGAGTAGTAGTCAGTATTGGTCTTAGCTCGCCTATATCATTATCTGAAATAGATGCTCCAGTAGAATCCAAGGGAATCTGATCATACATTGCCCTAACCTCGTCTAAATTCCAATCAAGATCACTATCATCATCTGATGAAACGATTTCTACAGGTTCCATTTTAGCCACAGGATATATGCTCCTTCACTACTAAAACCCACCTGCAGACTGTAACTAAAATCACTAAAGTTCCGGAACATAACAAAAAAAAATACTAATCAGGCCAtaatatcaaaaacatcaagcaAAACAGCAACATTTCCTCCATGCCTAAAATACTACATTCCAATTACAAAAATATAAAACCTCTACAATTCCGCAACATAGTTATAAATTCACCAAACCAAACTAAGCACCCGATAAATACCAAATTCAAACATAACATCAGTCATCAAGCAAAACATTTCTACATGCCCGAAATGTCAAATTACTTCACAATCACAATaaacacacatatacacacatacatatacaaTACAAGGGCATGCAAGAACAAAAACCAAAATCAAACAATCTTTACACAATCTAAGCACACAACCCCTTAATTTAAACCAACATTAAGCACAATCAAGCTCAGTTATACAAAAAAAGATCACATTTTTACACTATTTAACTTAAAAATGAACTAAAATCAAGAACCATATTACAAAAACATCATATTTTTACACAATTTAACTTGTTTTGTAACTCAACAGCACTAATTGAACAAAAATCAAGAACCATAATAGAAAAAAGATCACAATTTATACAATTAAAGTTGTTTTGTAACCTAAAAAACGCTGATTGAactaaaatcaagaaaatcaagaacCATATTATGCATGCCCATGTGTAAAAAATGAAGTGTACATACATGTaattgtgtgtgtatatatggAATGGAAGAGAGTGTTATGTTGAGTTGGGT is a window from the Apium graveolens cultivar Ventura chromosome 1, ASM990537v1, whole genome shotgun sequence genome containing:
- the LOC141678710 gene encoding helicase-like transcription factor CHR28, translated to MEPVEIVSSDDDSDLDWNLDEVRAMYDQIPLDSTGASISDNDIGELRPILTTTQSQRVLPPRANTSASELTVYNESSPKLASRTDAPNGSSSNHSHQTQAGHRRPSGTISHSGLSNLKINQDTDSTNSAGRILPHSMMHAKSTSTSQHANSADPFFRSSTGEERANEYDERLIFQAAVQDLNQPTHEDDLPDGCMTVTLLRHQKIALAWMLQKETRSTHCAGGILADDQGLGKTISMAALILKQKLLRSKTKPEVASQQKAEALNLDDDEDNDITVLDPDKQDGESSNSKLPPEARTSRREFRSLRPQAGTLVVCPASVLRQWARELDEKVAHEDPLNVLVYHGSNRIKDPDELAAYDVVLTTYALVAIEVPKQPVVNEDDDDPKNGKRNGLFDEISSNEKKNKMTNVRKRRKNGKKRIEISDVDLDSGALARVRWFRVILDEAQTIKNHRTQVARACCSLKAKVRWCLSGTPIQNSIDELFSYFRFLRYEPYNTYKSFCSTLKHPISINSIQGYKKLYAVLRTVMLRRTKGTVIDGKPIITLPSKTVNLRKVEFSVEERAFYRRLEADSRSQFRAYAAAGTLGRNYATVLLMLLRLRQACDHPLLVKGFSSDSVERYSSEMAATLPRNMLINLLKHLQTSSAICGICKDPPEDAIVTMCGHVYCYQCVSEYLRGDDNVCPSPKCKEELGPDLVFSKATLRSCISDDQDDNPSSSFKYEKSRVMQRDYISSKIKAAMEILASHCKSKSSSSQLHGVISSSQGEELSDSGGACSDAQIEAPRKAIVFSQWIGMLELVEMALLRTDLQYRRLDGTMTLSARDKAVRDFNTDPEVTVMLMSLKAGNLGLNMVAATHVILLDLWWNPTTEDQAIDRAHRIGQTRAVTVSRLTISDTVEDRILALQEEKRKMVSSAFGEDPSGGSGSRLTVEDLRYLFMGNQ